A genomic region of Metopolophium dirhodum isolate CAU chromosome 1, ASM1992520v1, whole genome shotgun sequence contains the following coding sequences:
- the LOC132933079 gene encoding uncharacterized protein LOC132933079: MIHFDYGPDSSSKPPVLKIENIHKNNIRLSASEMLVLVRYFGLLIGDFVPKNDPVWHLYILLRQILDLVTSMSLQIDSCELLQILITEHHDLYLRFSKQNLKPKHHFMLHYHTMLKKFGPLVALWSMRFEAKHRISKIAANTTSNRRNICKTLAIKHQLQLNNLFFKGSLPSHFETGPPNILSDLELEVLKKKFQFNSVESIVKCPWISIKGTKYKPKLVLTLDMYENDLPIFGIIEDIFLFNDTLIIFKCKHINTVIFDDHVFSYEVKLDDKCTFVYHHALLSYIPNNISVLPNGRSYVTLRSSI; encoded by the coding sequence aTGATTCATTTTGATTATGGGCCAGATAGTAGCAGTAAGCCCCCCGTGTTAAAAATAGagaatattcataaaaataatattcgtctGTCTGCATCTGAAATGTTGGTATTAGTTCGGTATTTTGGCTTATTAATTGGAGATTTTGTTCCCAAAAATGATCCAGTGTGGCacttatatatacttttaagaCAAATTCTTGATTTAGTTACATCTATGTCATTGCAAATAGATTCGTGTGAActcttacaaatattaataactgaaCACCATGACCTTTATCTTAGGTTTAGTAAACAAAATCTTAAGCCGAAACATCATTTTATGTTACATTACCatacaatgttaaaaaaatttggcccCCTTGTAGCATTATGGTCAATGAGATTTGAGGCAAAACATAGAATATCAAAAATAGCTGCGAACACTACTAGTAATAGACGAAACATATGTAAAACCTTGGCAATCAAACATCAGTtgcaattaaacaatttatttttcaaaggtTCATTACCTTCCCATTTTGAAACAGGTCCTCCTAATATCCTAAGTGACTTGGAATtggaagttttaaaaaaaaaatttcaatttaattccGTAGAGTCCATTGTTAAGTGTCCTTGGATATCTATAAAAGGCACCAAATATAAGCCAAAACTAGTACTTACATTAGATATGTATGAAAATGATCTTCCTATATTTGGAATAAtagaagacatttttttatttaatgatactttgataatttttaagtgtaagCACATTAATACTGTTATATTTGATGATCATGTATTTTCATATGAGGTAAAACTAGATGATAAATGTACATTTGTGTATCACCATGCATTGCTTTCTTATATTCCAAATAACATCAGTGTATTACCAAATGGAcgtagttatgtaactctaagAAGCAGCATTTag
- the LOC132935915 gene encoding LOW QUALITY PROTEIN: uncharacterized protein LOC132935915 (The sequence of the model RefSeq protein was modified relative to this genomic sequence to represent the inferred CDS: deleted 1 base in 1 codon): MADSDVVDMLHAWGLSSYIDVFKDHGIDVSCLSMLDENMLKEIVPKIGDRAKLKSNINDWRKILDMTNDKVNFLNISNDYPQDLNISITPPLTIPEFEENILTTNTDNESVVLDSETSTHSSIDSKTDEGLPLLDYLKKNSEGRAILASNKTTLDNAARRKLCSIIVRMELQDDPEKQFKTPRLLSLSQEIVKIFPGEHISPMLKKSAKGKLLDCFNNRRREYKKVGLIANSPKHTDHSLPKSALLLASTQPVVYTDSENVDESLSWLHNSSDPWDLVVKHWSITRATRLKKILDSNSEEISIGDYMKEYPALQKPAGYNLLIDDFNFIHPDKINSLYETFPLYKTKILELAKTALLKLRDNTIKGILNEHIDLSLASEEASAIATFSILPFLFSPASTKRKKGKNSSWKPSKIEMKDGFITHLKSYSELQETVTRRKNKYAQLGCTLQPFIVIVGPSINEIAQFYVYVDNTYYILNSIVGAIDCCFKVIHALNLEYPLECLQLWTFIQKVFFKIKTVWDTEFVSVNSLISDIGITNVL, translated from the exons atggctGATTCCGACGTCGTCGATATGCTTCATGCTTGGGGATTGTCAAGCTACATTGATGTTTTTAAAG ATCATGGAATAGATGTATCTTGTTTAAGTATGCTTGACGAAAATATGCTTAAAGAAATAGTTCCAAAAATCGGCGATAGAGCCaagctaaaatcaaatattaatgattggCGTAAGATATTAGATATGACCAatgataaagtaaattttttg aatatttcaaATGATTACCCTCAAGATctaaatataagtattacacCACCATTAACTATTCCtgaatttgaagaaaatattttaactacaaacaCTGATAATGAATCTGTAGTTTTGGATAGCGAAACATCAACACATTCTTCTATAGATAGTAAAACAGATGAG gGTCTTCCACTactagattatttaaaaaaaaattctgaaggTCGTGCTATTTTGGCATCCAATAAAACGACACTGGACAATGCTGCCAGAAGAAAACTGTGCAGTATTATAGTAAGAATGGAACTACAAGACGACccagaaaaacaatttaaaactccACGTTTACTGAGTCTTTCACAAGAAATCGTTAAAATTTTTCCAGGCGaacatataa gTCCCATGTTAAAAAAGTCTGCTAAAGGGAAACTTTTAGACTGTTTTAACAACAGGAGGAGGGAATATAAGAAAGTGGGATTAATTGCTAACTCTCCTAAGCATACAGACCATTCACTCCCAAAATCAGCACTACTACTAGCTAGTACCCAACCAGTTGTTTATACTG atagtgaaaatgttgatgaatcTTTATCGTGGCTCCACAATTCTTCTGACCCATGGGATCTTGTTGTAAAACATTGGTCGATTACAAGAGCcacacgtttaaaaaaaattttggactCAAATTCTGAAGAGATATCCATAGGTGATTACATGAAGGAGTATCCAGCATTACAAAAACCAGCAGGATATAATCTT ttgattGATGATTTTAACTTCATACATCCTGACAAAATAAACAGCCTTTATGAAACATTTCcattgtataaaacaaaaattttagaaTTAGCAAAAACTGCATTGTTAAAATTAAGA GACAATACCATAAAAGGAATTTTGAATGAACATATTGATTTGTCATTAG CAAGCGAAGAAGCATCAGCTATAGCCACGTTTTCTATTTTGCCATTTCTCTTCAGTCCAGCTTCTACCAAAAGAAAGAAAGGAAAAAATAGTTCATGGAAACCTTCGAAGATTGAGATGAAAGATGGTTttataacacatttaaaatCCTACAGTGAATTACAGGAAACAGTAACAAGAAGAAAAAACAAGTATGCTCAACTTGGTTGCACCTTGCAGCCTTTTATCGTAATTGTAGGCCCAAGCATCAATGAAATTGcacaattttatgtttatgttgataacacttattatattctaaacTCAATTGTTGGGGCAATTGATTGTTGTTTCAAAGTTATTCATGCGTTAAATTTAGAATATCCATTAGAATGCCTACAACTTTGGACATTTAttcaaaaggttttttttaaaattaaaactgtttggGACACTGAGTTTGTATCAGTAAATTCACTTATAAGTGATATAGGGATAACTAATGTTTTATAA
- the LOC132933080 gene encoding 52 kDa repressor of the inhibitor of the protein kinase-like, translating to MIYHTSSTLDADHFLKVYSKLEPTIINRMDSSRVEQIKENRKLLIPIIECIILCGRQEIALRGHRDAGNIFTYDTANQGNFRSILLYRSNGDEHLTSILQTPGRNKYITPQIQNEIISSCGNIILQTILKKVNDSQCFSVLADETTDISVTEQLALCVRYIDKENNVNESFLKFIQVHSLSGKNLADSILNGLISCGIDCDFLYGQGYDGASNMSGQFQGVQAHIRSKYPKALYVHCAAHSLNLAVSTASNIKPVRNCLGIIEKLYVFFNTPKRNAVLLSAIENSNTDQKVKTLKRLCATRWVQRYDSVHDFIELFEFVVNALECITEWNDSSATDATLLLKSFDSEFIISVNIVQLMFSFGLPLCKQLQKINIDLKEAINLAQDTVDEFKTIRNNCDDEFNNIFSKAKKMADKVEVELKYKRLGKRQTNRANPLTDQTISDRLNGLSMLAVHRDIKVSPEDVLDDIAKRPRKLDLVL from the exons ATGATCTACCATACATCCTCTACTCTGGATGCAGATCATTTTTTAAAGGTGTACTCCAAACTTGAACCAACAATAATAAACCGAATGGATTCTAGTAG AGTAGAGCAAATCAAAGAAAATAGAAAACTTCTTATTCCCATaattgaatgtattattttatgtggcCGCCAGGAAATTGCCTTACGAGGTCATAGGGATGCTggcaatattttta cTTATGACACAGCTAATCAGGGAAACTTCAGGTCAATTTTGTTGTATAGAAGTAACGGTGATGAACATTTAACCAGCATACTTCAAACACCTGgtcgtaataaatatattacaccacaaatacaaaacgaaattaTTTCATCTtgtggaaatataatattacaaaccatcttaaaaaaagttaatgacTCTCAGTGCTTCTCGGTTTTAGCTGATGAAACCACAGATATATCTGTGACTGAACAGCTTGCTCTGTGTGTTAGGTATATTGATAAAGAAAACAATGTTAATGAAAGCTTTCTTAAGTTCATTCAAGTGCATAGCTTATCTGGAAAAAACTTGGCAGATTCTATTTTGAATG gtttaataagTTGTGGAATAGATTGTGATTTTTTGTATGGGCAGGGTTATGACGGAGCAAGTAACATGTCTGGTCAATTTCAGGGTGTACAAGCACATATAAGATCCAAATACCCTAAAGCACTTTATGTGCATTGTGCAGCCCACTCTCTAAATTTAGCAGTTTCAACTGCTAGTAATATTAAGCCAGTTAGAAACTGCTTaggaattattgaaaaattatatgtatttttcaatactcCGAAACGAAATGCAGTACTTTTGTCAGCTATTGAAAATAGCAATACTGATCAAAAAGTTAAGACACTTAAAAGGTTATGTGCAACGCGCTGGGTACAGAGGTATGATTCTGTTCATgattttattgaactttttgAATTTGTAGTAAACGCTTTAGAGTGTATAACTGAATGGAATGATTCTTCAGCTACAGATGCAACATtacttttaaaatcatttgactcagaATTCATTATTTCTGTTAATATTgttcag cttATGTTTTCATTCGGATTACCCTTATGTAAAcaattgcaaaaaataaatattgatttaaaggAAGCTATCAATTTAGCACAAGACACTGTTGATGAATTTAAGACAATTAGAAATAATTGtgatgatgaatttaataacatattttcaaaagcaAAG aaaatggCTGATAAGGTAGAGGtagagttaaaatataaaagattggGGAAAAGACAAACCAATCGAGCTAACCCATTAACTGATCAAACCATAAgt gaTAGGTTAAATGGGTTAAGTATGTTGGCGGTCCATAGAGACATTAAAGTTAGTCCTGAAGATGTATTAGATGATATTGCTAAAAGACcaagaaaattggatctagttttgtaa